Sequence from the Echinimonas agarilytica genome:
AGTCTTGGATTGAGTATCCGTACAACATATTTTCGCCTCGAATGGCGACGTAGAGATATTTTCCGTTAGGGCTGATACGAATGGCTGATGCGGTATTTTTCGGAGTTGTGTTTGCAGCTGAAATAACCTCCACTCGTCCAGATGGGATCAGTGTTCCATCAGAGTTTTGTTGTTCAAATATGGCGATACTGTTGCTGAGCTCGTTCAGGCTGTACACCCAGGGTTTTGACGGGTGAAAGGCTAAGTGTCGAGGGCCGTCTCCAGCGAGTGTCGAAACTTTATGTTGAGGCTTAAGCGCTTGCTTGTGGGTGTCGAACATCAATATTTCATCGGTTCCCAAATCGGTAATATACAAATAGCGGTTATTGTTGCCCCATCCTGCAAAGTGCAAATGAGGCGCTTCTTGGCGAGACGTGAGGCTGCTGCCGCTATGCTGATATTCATCTCTTAAAACGGGTGTTTGTGTTGGACCTTCGAGGTCGAATAGAGCGCTATTGCCACTGTTATAATTCACAACAGCAACTTGTTGGTGTTCAGGGTTCACGCCGATATGACAAATGCCGCTGCCGTTTACGGGCACAGAATGGAGCAATTCGAACGCTTGCTGCTGAGCCTGCCATTGGTGGATTTCCAATCGTGGTTCATTTGTAGTCGTCGTCGCAATGGCGTACAGCATTTGAGATTCTGACTGCCAATTCAGATACGACGGATTAATCGTGTCTGTGACCGCTTTTTCTAGTTGCAGTTGCTGTGCTGAAATATCGAAACTGAGCAGTTGAACACCTGGTGTTTCAGGCGCGGTGTAGCTGCCCACTAAAAAGTATTCTGTGTTACTGACAGATGCTTGATTTGCGTTTAGGCTGGCGGTCGGGTGAGTTTCGCATCCGACTGTAAATAGCGCAGCAGTTGCGCAAGCCCATGTGGTGATGGCTTTGCCAACTGTCCCTTTGTTCAATGCATTTTTCAGTAACACAGGTGTATTCCTTTTTAGTGAATTTCTATTCCAAATAGTGCCGCAGGCACATGATCCGATGGATGACTAAACTCAATAACGATTTGCTGAGTTTGAATCGGTGATGCTAAACACAAACGGTTCATAGTTTGGTGGTTGTCGTTTACATCGGCAATGAGCTTACCTTCCGCTGTCTTAATGCGATAGCGTTGAACGCAGTAAGGTATCACTGTTTCAGGGTGTTCCATCAATACAGTTTCCAGTGCGTGATCTGAATCGGAATCAAAAAACATGTCGATCTGCTCAATTGTCACTTCCTCAGGCCATGTCAGCGTTAAACGGGGCTGAGGATCGCTTAAATCAGACACCCAAGCATTAGCTTTGAGCCAAGGGCGAACATGGCCATTGACCACTTGCTCAACGTTAAATGCTGCCAATGGAGGCGAGAATGTCATGGCTAAGTTCTGGCCGTTGGGGCGGCGTTCAGGTGTCCAAAGCTCAAATTCATCGATACCACTGTTAGGCGGTGGCGTTTGACGGCCAGTGTTTGACACGGCTTTGTGTACCTTATTGAACACGGCTAGGGTGCCCGTGATGAGTCGATCTGAAAGCGGCAACGATATTGCGTCATTGGCTAAGAAGCAGATAAAACCGTATTGATCGCCAACATTAACATCTGAGAAATCAATCGAAACGCATTGTTCACCGACTTCAACCGGAATCTCTATCGTTTTAAGTATTTCATCTGGCGTATAGTTCGCGGGTTTTGAGCTGGTGCGGAGTTGGCATGTCAACTGCGTTGCTTCAGTGGCTTTAACGGTTATTGCCATGAGCGGCGCAGGGCCAGACTGCAGCGGCACGAGTTGCGCGCTGGATTGGCACAATTGCTGGTAATCACCATTCGATTCATAAGTACTAAGTGCCAACTCACTCGAAGCGGACAAGGTGGCAGTGGCGGCTTTGTTTTGGCTTTGATCCAAAGTAATGCCCGGAATGCCATGGGCAACGGCGCTAAGGCGCTGTTGTAGCTCTTGCATTTTTTGGGGAGCCAATAACGACTTCGGTGAACAGTTCTGCTGAATACACATGGCTGCTGCGGCGCCAACTGCCTGACCGCCGTGAGCGCAGGTGATCATGACGCGAGTAGAGCCAAACGCCATGTGGCTTGCACTGATAATCCGACCTGCGTAAAACAGGTTGTCGATGTCTTTGCTGACAAAGCATCGATAAGGAATTTGATACACACCTTTGGAATGAAATTGAGAGCATGCAGGGCGATCGCTATAA
This genomic interval carries:
- a CDS encoding lactonase family protein, which produces MLLKNALNKGTVGKAITTWACATAALFTVGCETHPTASLNANQASVSNTEYFLVGSYTAPETPGVQLLSFDISAQQLQLEKAVTDTINPSYLNWQSESQMLYAIATTTTNEPRLEIHQWQAQQQAFELLHSVPVNGSGICHIGVNPEHQQVAVVNYNSGNSALFDLEGPTQTPVLRDEYQHSGSSLTSRQEAPHLHFAGWGNNNRYLYITDLGTDEILMFDTHKQALKPQHKVSTLAGDGPRHLAFHPSKPWVYSLNELSNSIAIFEQQNSDGTLIPSGRVEVISAANTTPKNTASAIRISPNGKYLYVAIRGENMLYGYSIQDSGELKKVTQLSTGGNHPRDFNFSTSGNYILVANQHSNRLNLIQRNKQTGVLTATTVEASVHKPSFIQSFDNSALLPVRGGSTQ
- a CDS encoding FAD-dependent oxidoreductase, which codes for MIIEKFNPDSRENKTNHLTTEFVVVGGGLAGVCAAISAARTGTQVILVQDRPVLGGNASSEVRLWALGATSHMGNNNRWSREGGVIDEIMLDNLRVNPEGNPLIFDTVLLDKVVAESNITLLLNTAAQQVHKSDDTTITRIDAFCSQNSTQYSISAPLFCDATGDGLVAFNAGAAFRIGAEAKTEFNELLASDEANTELLGHTLFFYSKKMNKPVSYSAPKFAYTQEEIGAIPRCGNIQGHDSGCKFWWIEFGGVKDTIYETEDIKWELWKIVYGIWDYIKNSGKFDDVDNLTLEWVGTVPGKRESRRFEGEYMLTQSDIVEQTEFSDAVSYGGWAIDIHPAEGIYSDRPACSQFHSKGVYQIPYRCFVSKDIDNLFYAGRIISASHMAFGSTRVMITCAHGGQAVGAAAAMCIQQNCSPKSLLAPQKMQELQQRLSAVAHGIPGITLDQSQNKAATATLSASSELALSTYESNGDYQQLCQSSAQLVPLQSGPAPLMAITVKATEATQLTCQLRTSSKPANYTPDEILKTIEIPVEVGEQCVSIDFSDVNVGDQYGFICFLANDAISLPLSDRLITGTLAVFNKVHKAVSNTGRQTPPPNSGIDEFELWTPERRPNGQNLAMTFSPPLAAFNVEQVVNGHVRPWLKANAWVSDLSDPQPRLTLTWPEEVTIEQIDMFFDSDSDHALETVLMEHPETVIPYCVQRYRIKTAEGKLIADVNDNHQTMNRLCLASPIQTQQIVIEFSHPSDHVPAALFGIEIH